TTTGGTTCAGAAATTACTAATGTAAAGAAGGCTTTAGATTATAATAGTCCAAGCAGTTACTGAAATTAAAACTTTATTTTCAATGCTTTAGCCTAATCCAATTTTTAATAGCAACATATATGCTGAAGTTAGAACCCAGATGCATTTAGTCAGTATGACCATATATACAAAGCGTAGTTGAATAACTGGATGCTAGAGGATCACTTTGAATGGATTGCAGTCGGAGCTGTTATCCCATCATGGCAGAAACTTCAtttgttgtaatttttttgGGACCTCACCTTTTGATTAATTggataattaaaacaaaacttGCCTTAATTATTGTAGATTCTTTACAGATTTTGACTTTTATATCATAATATGCCTCCAACACACTATTGATGGTTAAGCTTCGTGAATCTCTGACTAATAGGAAGCTATACTCATGGATCTTCTAAGAGTCATCAGCCATCACAAGGCCCGACTTGCCACACCAATCCGTACAGTGCAGAAAATGTATAGTGATACCGATTTGGACAGTATGCCATTTGCGGACTCAATGTATACTCGTGGTGGAGTATCCCCCAGCCGCCCATTATTGCTAATTGAACCCTCATACAAAATAAATGGAGAGGATAAAAAAAGAAGTCGTTCAGCGCAGACCAGTGGAGAACGAGATGGGAAGGCAACAGTGCGGCCATCGCCTGACCCCAAGGTGGATGCTAAAGTTGGTGCAACATCAGTATCTGATTCCAAGAGCAGTGAAGCACCAATTTCTGTGACCAACGGAGATGCCAGAATGTCAATCCCCAAGGATGACCCCAGTGCTTCAAAGTCATCTCCTGATCCCAAAGTAGGTGATAAAGCAACTGTCAAGTCAAAGTCGAATTCCAAGACACATTCCAAAGGTGCAGAAAAGTCTGATTCTGACTTCAAGGCTGCGGACCTACTATCTGAACATTTGACAGAGAAGATATCTGGCAGAAAGCAAGGAGATAATACTCAGAGCAATCCTAGTGATCCTGCATTGTCCTCATCTGCAAGTACTGGTGGATCAATGACATCCCCAGTGAAACACGAAGGTGAAAAGATGCCAGCTGCAGAGTCACCAATGACAAGACCAGCTCTGGAAGAAAATATAGTTCTAGGTGTTGCCTTGGAGGGATCAAAGAGAACCCTTCCTATTGAGGAAGAGATGGCTTCCCCTTCATCTCACACGGATACAAATGATTTGTCTTCTTTCCGGAAAGGAAATGCTTCTGATAAGGGTAAGAAAAATGATCAGGTTCCAGCTGGACCAGGTACAAGTTCTGATGAGTGATTTAGGAAGGATTAGGGGAGGCTGTGGCTGTTGACAAGTAACTCTCTTTTAGATAGTCACCCCATGCAGCCATTCTTTTCAAGGCTGTGTTTCACTCTGTACATTCACTGTATTCTTTATTGGTATTGTCATTGTTATATGGCGCAGCATTTGTTGGCCTTTTTCATCGAGCCATCAAcataccaaaaagaaaaacaagctTCTGTTGAATATAAATAGTTTACTTTAAAGTTGAAAATGTGATCAAGTAAGCCTTTTTGAGGCAAATCTACTTGGTTTTGTaggatttttgttttgtttttggaaatGGTCTTGGTTTTATATGATAGTTAAGAGGATTATACACATCCTGGATTTTCTTGTGCGAGTTTCTTAAGACAGTGATGTAAATTACAAGTGCATGTTCCCGTAAAGGCAATGTTTGCTTTTTAGTTGAACTTTATGCTTGAAGAGTTGAAGATGAGTTTGTGGCACATTTGAGTAGAGTTCAGTTGTATTAAATTAGAATGTCTCAGATTACATAATATATTCAGGTATGTAGCCTTTTGGGAATGCAAGTTGACTCTAATGAATCATGATGATTCCTACTTAAGTTGGCCGGAGAAGAACAGCAACCTCTCAGTAAAGACATATTTGCCTGAGAAGTTGAAGAACTGGCAGAGAAAACTATTGAGTAGAGCTGGTAAGGTTCTTAATCTGAGTACTTGCTCAAGCTTTACCTACGTATGCTATGAGTGTTTTCCGTCTTACAAAATGTTTTTGTGAAGACCTGTGCAAATCGCCGGACATCTTTGTGTAATCCTGAGGGGGGTAGGATTTCGGAGGTTAATTATAGGTTCAACTAGACAATGTTAGCAAAACAGGCAGGTTGGAGGAGAAACTTCTAGTTTGGCAAGGGAAATGTTCGAGTGGTGCTGGCAAGGATATCCTTATCAGAACTGTAGCACAAGCTCTACCTAGCTATGCTATGAGTGTCTTCAGGTTAACTCAAAATTTTTGTGATGATTTGGAGCAGATGTGTGCTAGATTTTGGTGGGGGAGTACTCTAGACCAACGCAAAATTCATTGGAAGAGATGGAATGTTTTGTGTAATCCGAGAGAGACTGGAGGGCTTGGTTTTCGGAGTTTGTCTAATTTTAATACTGCTATGCTTGCAAAACAGGCATGGAGAATTGTTGCTGATCCGAGTTCACTTATAGCTTGTATGTATAAAGGTCGGTATTTTCCCAATTGTTCTTTTTGGGAAGCGTTGACACAAGCAACTCCTTTCTCTTGGAGAAGTATATTTTCGACCAGGGATCATCTGAAGGCTAATACCTTTTGGCAGGTGGGTTCGGGGTCGGATATTAGTGTCTTTCATGATAACTGGCTACTGGGCAGTGAGTTGGGGCGGCTAGTTTGTCAGCAGACGGGAGGTCAGGTGGTTGAGTGGGTTAGTGAACTTATGTCAAGTGTGGGTGTATGGGATGCTACAAAGATTTGTGGTATTTTTTCTCCTGCAGATGCTCAACTCATTTTGAGTATTCCTCTCAGTCGTAGGGTTGTTGATGATCGCCTATGTTGGAGATTAGCAAAGGATGGAAAATTTTCGGTCAAGTCAATGTATCGGTATGTTTTCCTTCATTCATCTAGCTATTCTCCAAATATTTCCCAAAGTACCTCTGGGATGGTGGAAGTTCATGCATCTCAGCATCTCCTTGTTCTTGGAGAAGCATTTTCTCTACAGGGGAAATAATTGTACACTAATCTTACTGGCAGATTGGAGATGTGGTCTGGACTAAGCATCTTTCTAAGCAAGGTTTGAAAACTTTCCTGTACTCAAGGATTGCTACTGAAGTTACTTTGCTTTAGAAGCTTGTAGGTAGAAGCTTGTAGGTTGCCGTGTTTAGAACTACTAGGACATTTTAGAATCGTCTTCCAGTTGGTTCATTCCATCCTGAAACCAAGTGGTCAAAAACTTTAGTTAGCTGGAGGGGCTAGCCCCCATAATAATCTACTCTGCTGAGCATGCCGAAGTCTTGACTCGTGAAGCTGCTTTGGAATTGGTCACTTGACACCATCTTACTCGAAGAAAGAAACATATTTTCTATGTATGGAAGTAATCCTACATAAACCAGTAATATTCAAACATAATGACAACTACAAACCCCCTCGTACGCTATCTTTTACCTAATAGGCTAATACCATCCAGAGAACACCTATTGTACCTATTCCAAATAAATCCTATAGTGAGCAAGAGAAATGGGGATCGTTTTATTTACTGATACTACTAGTAGAATTGTGGTGATACAAGAATCAGATACAGAAGGTAGCCTCCTTCAATTTCCCAATAGTCTCCTCATGCTTGGCACATGCAGTCCGGGGCAGGATAAGTGTAAATCGACTGCTTAGGCTTTCTGAACCTGATCTGTCCTTGTCTGTTTTCATGGCCTTCTACTACTGATTGCTGAAAATCTGACCAGGTAATGCTTTTGTTAAGGAAGAGTTGACCCAGTAAGCCCATGCTTGGCCTAATAGTCTTCAAGTTCTCGTAAGTTCGATGCCCTACCTGTTGACACCTCAGAAGTTATTAcctcaaaaaattaaaagaactAGTGCATTGAAAGTACACGCGGCACCATATTCATGTGGGAACCTCTTGATAAATAACTTATAATTgccataacatatatgaaaagTATAGAGAACATAACACAACTCACCAAATTAGTCATCACTGATTACCcttcaattttgttttcaattgaCTCGGTAACTGGATGAAacagaaaaatgaagagaatatcTTTCGTAGAGAAATAGATGTTGTCCCAAGATTAGCTAAATATGTTCCATCTTTGCATGTACTGTTCATTTCCCAGGtttcatcttttttctttattttttcccCTATTCGAGAGTTATGAATCAAAGATGTCCCATGAACTCCACTATGGACATGTTGATCAATTATATTGTTGTTGGTGACAGCGCCAAGTGTAAAACATCATACTGGCCATGTTAACGCAAATATGACCCTAGACttctcaattattttctagaaattgaaaagagagtctTACCAGTGCATTGTGCATATTTCCTGGAGAAGCAGAAATAAAGATGTCACTGTGCATGCTAACATAATAATCAAGTGCAGCTAACAGTGAAGCCTTTCCTTTGATCTGTGCACGTTCTTCTGAAGAAGCAAGGCTCTTTTTGTTTTCCATCAATGGAAACAAGTGTCGCAAATTTGCAATCCTGGCTTCCCCACCATATACCTTAATAAAAGGAACAATTTATGGTGAAATAAATGAGGGGAACTAGTGAAAATTAAACATGAACTTCCAATTGACAATCGCTTATTAGctacaaattcaaaagaaggaACATTGTGAACCTTGTGCGAAGCAAGATAGAGACGAGTACTGTTGTCAAATCCCAATGCGGCAAGCAGCAACCCAATCTCTTCTGGAGTCAACGGACAACGACCCTGACTCCTCAACTCTTTGTCAGTGAATCGGGAGTTAAGGACCCTTCCCTGCCAAAGCACTTGGCGGTATTTGGCTAGAGCCAGCTTTTCAGCTTTTCCACCACCAAAATCACAAGCTGAATGAGCTGCCATATCCTGCAGAATGACAAGATTTAGAGATGAGTGTACCCAGTAGCGGAACGCCTTTAGGTCCAGAAGGGGCTGTGGCCCCCCAACGTGGTCAAATTTCTTCACTAAACCATGTATAATTACTATAAAAGTCTCTAATTCCTATACTTTGGCCCCCTCAAAAACTCTTGTAATTCTTTTTGGCCccttcattatttatcttcTGGTTCCGCCACTGAGTGTACCAATCAAAGTTTGGTACCCAAAGGGTAGGTATTGGTACATTTTGGATACATAATTATTaaagttggaatagtaattttAGTTTCAGTTTGGCCATTAGGCTTTAATGTTATTCAAAAATCGTTCACTGTATGCATGGCAGGTCTGATTTAAATGTTAGTTTAGCACCTAGAGCAAAGTGTGTTTAAGTATCTCTGTAGCCTGCAAGTTAGAGGCTACATAATAAAAAGGGAACCTAAGAGAGAAAACcggaagaaaaaggaaagcaGAGAAATCGAATGTATAAGCATCAAGTATACCTTGTCGAATCGCAGGTGTAGAACAACAAATTTCCCCTTCCCTTGTTTGCTTTTCAGATTAGTCATCTCCAGCAGGTGATTGGCAATTCCTCCACTTTTGTCAGATGGATACCGAAGGCGGTCAATAAGAGCATCCCCAAGTGCTCTTATATGTGGGACAAAACTTAATGCTTGAAAGTTCACTTTACAGCGTAACCGCTGGATGTCCATAGGTAAGGTATCAAACGTC
This genomic interval from Argentina anserina chromosome 1, drPotAnse1.1, whole genome shotgun sequence contains the following:
- the LOC126782255 gene encoding O-fucosyltransferase 39 — encoded protein: MGLKLQFQNEYQSPRGGAVGALLLLLFPIFLPSLFSPFGHASPSMLSEWNVMVKSNAQEGNVPKSRHQRLLRSALQRQTSEEELSALWTPLANQAWKPCLEPSIAPSLPEKSEGFIQVFLDGGLNQQRMGICDAVAVARILNATLVIPYLEVNPVWRDSSSFMDIFDVDHFINVLKDDISIVKELPSDFSWSTREYYATAIRATRVKTAPVHASANWYLENVLPVLQSYGIAAIAPFSHRLTFDTLPMDIQRLRCKVNFQALSFVPHIRALGDALIDRLRYPSDKSGGIANHLLEMTNLKSKQGKGKFVVLHLRFDKDMAAHSACDFGGGKAEKLALAKYRQVLWQGRVLNSRFTDKELRSQGRCPLTPEEIGLLLAALGFDNSTRLYLASHKVYGGEARIANLRHLFPLMENKKSLASSEERAQIKGKASLLAALDYYVSMHSDIFISASPGNMHNALVGHRTYENLKTIRPSMGLLGQLFLNKSITWSDFQQSVVEGHENRQGQIRFRKPKQSIYTYPAPDCMCQA